One Paraburkholderia aromaticivorans genomic region harbors:
- the lptF gene encoding LPS export ABC transporter permease LptF translates to MIFERSLQRELAYTAGAVFMVLLTLVLTTMMIRIVGFAASGEIDPRDVLVLIGLTVIGYLAIMLVATLFVSILFVLTRWYKDSEMVVWLSSGVSLTQFIKPIGIFATPIIILIMFFVFVGWPWSNQQSKLIRARFQQRDEVSLLAPGQFRESATSHRVFFIEKMSPDQARVENVFVTSTENGKVNVVVSKTGHTETRKNGDRFVVLENGRRYDGQPGQPDFRIMEFERYGVKIQSQPVINTPTTTGTPTLTLLRNPTTDNLAEFAWRAGLPLIALNLMLLAIPLAHQNPRRSRTINLVMAVLIYLTYSNLLNVVQSWIEQGKMSFPVGLVGLHVIVAAIVAFIFWLRVRNRPLFTRKMFSRSQGA, encoded by the coding sequence ATGATCTTCGAACGCTCCCTCCAGCGCGAACTCGCGTATACGGCTGGTGCCGTGTTCATGGTTCTCCTCACGCTCGTGCTGACGACGATGATGATCCGCATCGTCGGCTTCGCAGCCTCGGGCGAGATCGACCCGCGCGACGTGCTGGTCCTGATCGGCCTGACCGTGATCGGCTACCTGGCGATCATGCTCGTCGCGACCCTGTTCGTGTCGATCCTGTTCGTCCTGACCCGTTGGTACAAAGACTCCGAGATGGTCGTGTGGCTCTCGTCGGGTGTCAGTCTGACGCAATTCATCAAGCCGATCGGCATTTTTGCCACGCCGATCATCATCCTCATCATGTTCTTCGTGTTCGTCGGCTGGCCGTGGTCGAACCAGCAGAGCAAACTGATCCGCGCGCGCTTCCAGCAGCGCGACGAGGTCTCGCTGCTCGCGCCGGGCCAGTTCCGCGAATCGGCCACCAGCCACCGCGTGTTCTTCATCGAGAAGATGTCGCCCGACCAGGCACGCGTCGAGAACGTGTTCGTGACCAGCACGGAGAACGGCAAGGTCAACGTGGTCGTGTCGAAAACCGGCCATACCGAGACGCGCAAGAACGGCGATCGCTTCGTCGTGCTGGAAAACGGCCGCCGTTACGACGGCCAACCGGGCCAGCCAGATTTCCGCATCATGGAATTCGAGCGCTATGGCGTGAAGATCCAGAGCCAGCCGGTCATTAATACGCCGACCACCACCGGCACGCCCACGCTCACGCTGCTGCGCAATCCCACCACTGACAATCTCGCCGAATTCGCGTGGCGGGCGGGGCTGCCGCTCATTGCGCTCAACCTGATGCTGCTCGCCATTCCGCTCGCGCATCAGAACCCGCGGCGCAGCCGCACCATCAATCTCGTGATGGCCGTGCTCATCTATCTGACGTATTCGAATCTGTTGAACGTGGTGCAGTCGTGGATCGAGCAGGGCAAGATGTCGTTCCCGGTCGGGCTAGTGGGTCTGCACGTGATCGTCGCGGCGATCGTCGCGTTCATTTTCTGGCTGCGCGTGCGCAACCGGCCGCTCTTCACGCGAAAGATGTTCAGCCGTTCGCAGGGAGCCTGA
- a CDS encoding IS3 family transposase (programmed frameshift), translating into MKRYSAETREWVIKQMMPPFNRAVVELAGATGITTVTLRTWRQHARDAGVFMPGNGRTSDQWSSADKFRVVLETASLNEAETSQYCRSKGIYPEQIRQWREACEQANVAPETKPTAAQRNEAKAAHKRIRELERQLRRSDAARAEAAALLNLRKKAEANLGQGRGRLISSPDRDEAMQLIDEAVQHGARRSRACEQLGLSVRSVQRWRLSPQDGRTQVKRAAPPNKLSEAERQAVLDAANRPGYASLTPHQIVPKLADEGIYLASESTFYRVLKAAGQSQRRGRARAPRRRTLTTHCAQGPNQVWCWDITWMPTTVRGRYFYWYMMKDIYSRKLVMNEVWEQESAEHASVLLAKGCLREGLAGRPLVLHSDNGSAMKGATMRAAMIDLGVQPSFSRPRVSNDNAFAESLFRTAKYCPLWPEQPFDTLEAAREWVQRFVQWYNEEHCHSGLKYVSPGQRHRGEANDLLARRRALYRSARMQNPARWSGAIRNWHLTDAVYLNPERTSASAKMYRQAA; encoded by the exons ATGAAACGCTATTCAGCGGAAACCCGGGAGTGGGTAATCAAACAGATGATGCCGCCGTTTAATCGTGCGGTCGTTGAGCTGGCGGGAGCGACGGGCATCACCACGGTGACGCTACGGACCTGGCGGCAACATGCAAGGGATGCAGGGGTATTCATGCCGGGTAATGGCAGAACCAGCGATCAGTGGTCAAGCGCCGACAAGTTCAGGGTGGTGCTGGAGACGGCGTCGCTCAACGAGGCCGAGACCTCCCAGTACTGTCGCAGCAAGGGCATCTATCCGGAGCAGATCCGGCAGTGGCGCGAGGCGTGCGAGCAGGCCAACGTAGCGCCTGAAACAAAGCCAACGGCTGCCCAGCGCAATGAAGCAAAGGCCGCTCACAAACGCATCCGTGAGCTGGAGCGCCAGCTCAGGCGCAGCGATGCCGCGCGGGCGGAGGCAGCGGCGTTGCTGAACCTGCGAAAAAAAGCCGAAGCGA ATCTGGGGCAAGGAAGAGGAAGACTGATCAGCAGCCCGGATCGCGATGAAGCCATGCAGTTGATCGATGAAGCGGTACAGCATGGGGCACGCCGCTCGCGTGCATGCGAGCAGTTGGGGCTCAGCGTGCGCAGTGTCCAGCGCTGGCGCCTGTCGCCGCAGGACGGGCGCACCCAGGTGAAGCGTGCGGCACCGCCCAACAAGCTCAGTGAGGCCGAGCGTCAGGCCGTGCTCGACGCAGCCAACCGCCCGGGCTACGCGAGTCTGACGCCGCACCAGATTGTGCCGAAACTGGCGGATGAAGGGATTTATCTGGCATCCGAATCGACGTTTTACCGGGTGCTGAAAGCGGCAGGACAAAGCCAGCGTCGAGGCCGTGCGCGAGCCCCGCGACGACGCACGCTCACGACGCATTGTGCGCAGGGTCCGAATCAGGTGTGGTGCTGGGATATTACGTGGATGCCGACCACAGTCAGGGGCCGGTACTTCTACTGGTACATGATGAAGGACATCTACAGCCGCAAACTGGTGATGAACGAGGTCTGGGAGCAGGAGTCGGCCGAGCATGCGAGCGTCCTGCTGGCCAAGGGATGTTTGCGTGAAGGCCTCGCCGGGCGGCCGCTGGTGCTGCATTCGGATAACGGCAGTGCGATGAAAGGTGCCACCATGCGCGCGGCGATGATCGATCTCGGTGTGCAGCCTTCGTTCAGCCGGCCGCGCGTGAGCAACGACAACGCGTTTGCCGAGTCGCTATTCCGCACGGCAAAGTACTGTCCGTTGTGGCCCGAGCAGCCGTTCGACACGCTGGAGGCGGCTCGGGAATGGGTGCAGCGCTTCGTGCAGTGGTACAACGAAGAGCACTGCCACAGCGGCCTGAAGTATGTCAGCCCGGGCCAGCGGCATCGCGGCGAAGCCAACGACCTGCTGGCCCGACGGCGTGCGCTGTACCGCAGCGCGCGCATGCAAAACCCGGCGCGCTGGTCAGGGGCCATCCGCAACTGGCACCTGACAGACGCGGTCTATCTGAATCCGGAACGAACCTCGGCCTCAGCCAAAATGTACAGGCAGGCAGCGTAA
- the cysD gene encoding sulfate adenylyltransferase subunit CysD, with the protein MSTTLDSTVNAPLANTANRMDHLDWLEAESIHILRELVAECSKPALLFSGGKDSVVVLHLALKAFGIGANRKTVLPFPLVHIDTGHNYDEVIDFRDRRAEEIGAELVVGHVEDSIKRGTVRLRRELDSRNAAQAVTLLETIEQYGYTALIGGARRDEEKARAKERIFSFRDEFGQWDPKAQRPELWSLYNARLHNGEHLRVFPISNWTELDVWQYIAREQLELPSIYYAHQREIVRRNGLLVPVTPLTPMREGEVSETAQVRFRTVGDISCTCPVESDADDLEKIIAETAVTEITERGATRMDDQVSEAAMEQRKKQGYF; encoded by the coding sequence ATGAGCACCACGCTCGATTCCACTGTGAACGCACCGCTCGCCAACACGGCAAACCGTATGGATCACCTCGACTGGCTCGAAGCCGAGTCGATTCACATCCTGCGCGAACTGGTCGCCGAATGCAGCAAGCCCGCGCTGCTGTTTTCGGGTGGCAAGGATTCGGTTGTGGTGCTGCACCTCGCGCTGAAGGCTTTCGGCATTGGCGCGAATCGCAAGACGGTGCTGCCGTTCCCGCTCGTGCATATCGACACCGGCCACAACTACGACGAAGTGATCGACTTCCGCGATCGTCGTGCGGAAGAGATCGGCGCTGAACTCGTGGTGGGTCATGTGGAAGATTCGATCAAGCGCGGCACGGTGCGTCTGCGTCGTGAACTGGATTCGCGCAACGCCGCGCAAGCCGTGACGCTGCTCGAAACCATCGAACAGTACGGCTACACCGCGCTGATCGGCGGCGCGCGCCGCGACGAAGAAAAGGCCCGTGCGAAAGAACGGATTTTCTCGTTCCGCGACGAATTCGGCCAATGGGATCCGAAGGCGCAGCGCCCGGAACTGTGGAGCCTGTATAACGCGCGTCTGCATAACGGCGAACATCTGCGCGTGTTTCCGATTTCGAACTGGACCGAACTCGACGTGTGGCAGTACATCGCTCGCGAACAGCTTGAACTGCCGTCGATCTACTACGCGCATCAACGTGAGATCGTGCGCCGCAATGGCCTGCTCGTGCCGGTTACGCCGCTCACGCCGATGCGTGAAGGCGAAGTCAGCGAAACCGCGCAGGTGCGCTTCCGTACCGTCGGCGACATTAGCTGCACGTGCCCGGTGGAAAGCGATGCGGACGATCTCGAGAAGATCATCGCCGAAACGGCCGTGACCGAGATCACGGAACGCGGCGCGACGCGGATGGACGATCAGGTCTCCGAAGCCGCGATGGAACAGCGTAAGAAGCAAGGTTATTTCTAA
- a CDS encoding sulfate adenylyltransferase subunit 1: MSGIHQPEDLGVLRFITAGSVDDGKSTLIGRLLYDSKAVLSDQLSALSRAKNKRTVGDEIDLSLLTDGLEAEREQGITIDVAYRYFATAKRKFIIADTPGHEQYTRNMVTGASTAHAAIILVDATRVTFVDGVAQLLPQTKRHSAIVKLLGLQHAIVAINKMDLVDYSEQHFNEIRDAYVELARQLGLSDVRFVPVSALKGDNIVTASESMPWYAGEPLLDLLEALPVEVPTGQALRFPVQWVARQDGSQADDFRGYMGRVEAGEVKLGDTIVVLPANREATVAEIIAPVPGGTAAVDRAFAGQTVTIRLAEDVDVSRGDTFVLREAAPEPAKKLEADLCWFDDTPLSTQRKYLLKQTTNTVFARIGAIREVLDVHTLSQATDRKELTMNDIGRVALTLQKPLVCDVYDSHQGTGAFVLIDEATHHTVAAGMIRAFSA; the protein is encoded by the coding sequence ATGAGCGGTATTCACCAACCAGAAGACCTCGGCGTGCTGCGTTTCATTACTGCGGGTAGCGTCGACGATGGCAAGAGCACGTTGATCGGCCGCCTGCTGTACGACAGCAAGGCTGTGTTGAGCGATCAGCTCTCGGCACTGTCGCGCGCAAAGAATAAGCGTACCGTCGGCGACGAAATCGATCTGTCGCTGCTGACGGACGGCCTCGAAGCCGAACGCGAGCAAGGCATCACAATCGATGTGGCGTACCGTTACTTCGCTACCGCGAAGCGCAAGTTCATCATCGCCGACACGCCGGGCCACGAGCAGTACACACGCAACATGGTGACGGGCGCGTCGACCGCGCACGCGGCGATTATCCTCGTCGACGCGACGCGCGTGACGTTCGTCGATGGCGTGGCGCAACTGCTGCCGCAAACCAAGCGTCATAGCGCGATCGTCAAGCTGCTCGGTTTGCAGCACGCGATCGTCGCGATCAACAAGATGGACCTGGTCGATTACAGCGAGCAGCACTTCAACGAGATCCGCGACGCGTATGTCGAACTCGCGCGTCAACTCGGTTTGAGCGATGTGCGCTTCGTGCCGGTGTCGGCGCTGAAGGGCGACAACATCGTGACGGCGAGCGAAAGCATGCCTTGGTACGCGGGCGAGCCGCTGCTGGACCTGCTCGAAGCGTTGCCGGTCGAAGTGCCGACGGGCCAGGCGCTGCGTTTCCCGGTGCAATGGGTGGCGCGTCAGGACGGCAGCCAGGCCGACGATTTCCGCGGCTACATGGGCCGTGTCGAAGCCGGCGAAGTGAAACTCGGCGATACGATCGTCGTGCTGCCGGCCAATCGTGAAGCAACAGTTGCTGAAATCATCGCACCGGTGCCGGGCGGTACGGCTGCAGTGGACCGCGCGTTTGCCGGTCAAACGGTGACGATTCGTTTGGCGGAAGACGTCGATGTTTCGCGCGGCGACACCTTCGTGCTGCGTGAAGCGGCGCCGGAGCCGGCGAAGAAGTTGGAAGCCGACCTGTGCTGGTTCGACGACACGCCGCTGTCGACACAACGCAAGTACCTGCTGAAGCAGACCACCAACACGGTGTTCGCGCGCATCGGCGCGATCAGGGAAGTGCTCGACGTGCATACGCTGTCGCAGGCGACCGATCGCAAGGAACTGACGATGAACGACATCGGCCGCGTGGCGCTGACGTTGCAGAAGCCGTTGGTGTGCGACGTGTACGACTCGCATCAGGGAACGGGTGCGTTCGTGCTGATCGATGAAGCGACGCATCACACCGTTGCGGCTGGGATGATTCGGGCGTTTTCGGCTTAA
- the cobA gene encoding uroporphyrinogen-III C-methyltransferase: MGKVYLIGAGPGAADLITVRGARLLGAADVVLHDALVEPAMLDYAPSHARRIAVGKRCGQLSTAQQFINKQIVDAALEHDVVVRLKGGDPMLFGRADEEMRALEAAGIEYEVVPGITAALASAASLKRSLTLRGVSRSVALATFSRAPGSDEIREQVNADSLVFYMGRDSGVEIAQQLIDAGRSVATPVAIVEACSTARERMLSLTLEELAAGDAQRWVDASQPSLLMIGEAFAARQVKVVGSTDGLLVAA, translated from the coding sequence ATGGGTAAGGTTTATCTGATCGGCGCGGGGCCGGGTGCTGCGGACCTGATAACGGTGCGTGGGGCCCGGCTTCTGGGCGCCGCTGACGTGGTGCTGCATGACGCGCTGGTCGAGCCGGCTATGTTGGACTATGCGCCTTCGCATGCGCGGCGGATTGCTGTTGGGAAGCGTTGCGGGCAACTGTCCACCGCGCAGCAGTTCATCAATAAGCAGATTGTGGATGCTGCTTTGGAGCATGACGTAGTGGTGCGCCTTAAAGGCGGTGATCCGATGTTGTTCGGGCGCGCTGATGAGGAAATGCGGGCGCTGGAGGCTGCTGGTATCGAGTATGAGGTTGTGCCTGGGATTACTGCTGCGCTGGCGAGTGCGGCTTCTTTGAAGCGGTCGTTGACGTTGCGAGGTGTGTCGCGCAGTGTTGCACTGGCTACTTTTAGTCGGGCGCCTGGGTCTGATGAAATTCGCGAGCAGGTTAATGCGGATTCGCTGGTGTTTTATATGGGTAGGGATAGTGGGGTTGAGATTGCGCAGCAGTTGATTGATGCTGGGCGCAGTGTGGCCACGCCTGTGGCTATTGTTGAGGCTTGTTCTACTGCGCGGGAACGCATGCTTTCTCTTACTCTTGAAGAGTTGGCCGCTGGCGATGCGCAGAGGTGGGTTGATGCTTCGCAGCCTAGTTTGCTCATGATTGGCGAGGCTTTTGCCGCGCGGCAGGTCAAGGTGGTCGGCTCCACGGATGGGTTGTTGGTCGCGGCTTGA
- a CDS encoding leucyl aminopeptidase, with protein MDFSIKACDWTKGSSNGFLTGKSDCIVIGVFESQTLSGAALEIDEATRGLLNRIIKAGDMDGKAGTTLFLHEVSGIGASRVLLVGLGKQDAFNQKAYGDAVRAAWRALLGTKIVQVTFTLAQLPILERTADWGVRAAILALRELTYKFTQMKSKPDNSARALKRIVFSVNTGDEKTAKVAAKQGAALANGMDLTRDLGNLPSNVCTPTHLANTAKKLAKDWKLKVEVLGEKQCEALKMGSFLSVTAGSVEPAQFIVLQYQGGAAKAAPVVLVGKGVTFDTGGISLKPGEGMDEMKYDMCGAGSVLGTLRAVAEMGLKINVVGIIPAVENMPSATATKPGDIVTSMKGLTIEVLNTDAEGRLILCDALTYAERFKPAAVIDIATLTGACIIALGHHNSGLFSKDDALAGELLDASREASDPAWRLPLDDEYQDQLKSNFADLANIGGRPAGSVTAACFLSRFTDAYPWAHLDIAGTAWKSGAAKGATGRPVPLLAQFLIDRAAGGRAADGRAAQ; from the coding sequence ATGGACTTTAGCATAAAAGCCTGTGATTGGACCAAAGGCTCGTCAAACGGTTTCCTGACTGGGAAATCCGATTGCATCGTAATCGGCGTGTTCGAGTCGCAAACCCTGTCGGGCGCGGCTCTCGAGATCGACGAGGCCACCCGCGGCCTACTGAACCGCATCATCAAGGCCGGCGACATGGACGGCAAGGCCGGCACCACGCTGTTCCTGCATGAAGTGTCGGGCATCGGCGCGTCCCGCGTGCTGCTGGTCGGCCTCGGCAAACAGGACGCTTTCAACCAGAAAGCCTACGGCGATGCCGTCCGCGCCGCGTGGCGCGCACTGCTGGGCACCAAGATCGTCCAGGTCACCTTCACGCTGGCGCAACTGCCGATCCTCGAACGCACGGCCGATTGGGGCGTGCGCGCCGCGATTCTCGCGCTGCGCGAACTGACCTACAAGTTCACGCAGATGAAGAGCAAGCCGGACAATTCGGCGCGCGCCTTGAAGCGCATCGTCTTCAGCGTCAACACGGGCGACGAGAAGACCGCCAAGGTAGCCGCGAAGCAGGGCGCCGCGCTCGCCAACGGCATGGACCTGACGCGCGACCTGGGCAATCTGCCGAGCAATGTCTGCACGCCGACCCACCTCGCCAACACCGCGAAGAAGCTCGCCAAAGACTGGAAGCTGAAGGTCGAAGTGCTGGGCGAAAAGCAGTGCGAAGCGCTCAAGATGGGCTCGTTCCTGTCGGTCACGGCGGGCTCGGTCGAACCGGCGCAGTTCATCGTGCTGCAGTACCAGGGCGGCGCCGCGAAAGCCGCGCCGGTGGTGCTGGTCGGCAAGGGCGTGACGTTCGACACGGGCGGCATCTCGCTGAAGCCGGGCGAAGGCATGGACGAAATGAAGTACGACATGTGCGGCGCCGGTTCGGTGCTGGGCACGTTGCGTGCCGTCGCCGAAATGGGCTTGAAAATCAACGTGGTAGGCATCATTCCGGCGGTGGAGAACATGCCGTCGGCCACGGCCACCAAGCCGGGCGACATCGTCACCAGCATGAAGGGCCTGACGATCGAAGTGCTCAATACCGACGCGGAAGGCCGCCTGATCCTGTGCGACGCGCTCACCTACGCCGAGCGCTTCAAGCCGGCCGCGGTGATCGACATCGCCACGCTGACGGGCGCCTGCATCATCGCGCTGGGTCACCACAACAGCGGCCTGTTCTCGAAAGACGACGCGCTGGCGGGCGAGCTGCTCGACGCATCGCGTGAAGCGTCCGACCCGGCCTGGCGCCTGCCGCTCGACGACGAGTATCAGGACCAGCTCAAGTCGAACTTCGCGGATCTGGCCAACATCGGCGGCCGTCCGGCGGGCAGCGTGACGGCGGCGTGCTTCCTGTCGCGCTTCACCGACGCCTATCCGTGGGCGCACCTGGACATCGCGGGGACGGCATGGAAGAGCGGTGCGGCGAAGGGCGCCACCGGCCGTCCGGTGCCGTTGCTCGCGCAGTTCTTGATCGACAGGGCCGCTGGCGGTCGGGCTGCGGACGGTCGCGCCGCACAATGA
- a CDS encoding DNA polymerase III subunit chi, with protein sequence MTRIDFHSNVGDSLLYACRLIRKAYQAGQPTIVLAEPARLKAFDEQLWTFAPLDFVPHCMAGTPLAAQTPIVLASSLDDVPHHQVLLNLGATVPAQFARFERLLEVVGNAHEELAAGRERYRFYRDRGYALNNYKQGS encoded by the coding sequence ATGACGAGAATCGACTTTCACTCGAACGTCGGCGATTCGCTGCTGTATGCGTGCCGCCTGATCCGCAAGGCGTATCAGGCGGGCCAGCCGACCATCGTGCTGGCCGAGCCCGCGCGCCTGAAGGCCTTCGACGAACAGTTGTGGACCTTCGCGCCGCTCGACTTCGTGCCGCACTGCATGGCGGGCACGCCGCTCGCCGCGCAAACGCCGATCGTGCTGGCTTCCAGCCTCGACGATGTGCCGCATCATCAGGTGCTGCTCAATCTGGGCGCCACGGTGCCGGCGCAATTCGCGCGCTTCGAAAGATTGCTGGAAGTGGTCGGTAACGCACACGAGGAACTCGCGGCGGGCCGCGAACGCTATCGCTTCTATCGCGATCGCGGCTATGCTCTGAACAACTACAAGCAAGGCAGCTAG
- a CDS encoding sirohydrochlorin chelatase, producing MAMQGIVLFGHGARDVRWREPFERLAIKLRGASLEARPVALAFLELMEPDLPTAVGDLVAQGCDVVTVVPVFFGQGGHVRKDLPLVVEQCQALHPAVLITCATAVGEDEAVLDAVAEYCLRQV from the coding sequence ATGGCTATGCAAGGCATCGTTCTGTTTGGGCATGGCGCCAGGGATGTGCGGTGGCGGGAGCCTTTTGAGCGGTTAGCTATCAAGTTGCGGGGCGCTTCTTTGGAGGCTCGGCCTGTGGCGTTGGCGTTTCTTGAGTTGATGGAGCCGGATTTGCCTACAGCCGTGGGTGATCTTGTCGCTCAAGGCTGTGATGTGGTTACCGTTGTGCCTGTGTTTTTTGGGCAAGGCGGGCATGTGAGGAAGGATCTGCCTCTCGTGGTCGAGCAATGCCAGGCTTTGCATCCTGCTGTTCTCATTACGTGCGCTACGGCTGTTGGTGAGGATGAAGCGGTTCTGGATGCCGTCGCGGAATATTGTCTGCGGCAGGTTTGA
- a CDS encoding phosphoadenylyl-sulfate reductase: MSDAESLTPELAAKVERLDALLDSIAARHENVKLASSLAAEDMLLTHAILSRGVKIGIFSLNTGRLHAETLGMLDRVKERYGYDIEQFHPQAAAVEEYVGSHGLNAFYESVDLRKRCCEIRKVEPLNRALSDVSAWVTGQRREQSVTRAELHAEEHDAARNIAKFNPLTDWTEADVWAYLKAFDVPVNPLHARGYPSIGCEPCTRAVRPGEDSRAGRWWWESRDTKECGLHITTITPIAVERGANA; encoded by the coding sequence ATCGCCGCGCGTCACGAGAACGTGAAGCTTGCCAGCAGCCTCGCAGCGGAAGACATGCTGCTCACGCACGCGATTCTGTCGCGCGGCGTGAAGATCGGTATCTTCTCGCTGAACACGGGCCGTTTGCATGCGGAAACGCTCGGCATGCTCGATCGCGTGAAAGAGCGCTACGGCTACGACATCGAACAGTTTCATCCGCAAGCCGCGGCGGTCGAGGAATACGTCGGCTCGCACGGTCTGAACGCGTTCTATGAAAGCGTCGATCTGCGCAAGCGCTGCTGCGAAATCCGCAAGGTCGAGCCGTTGAACCGGGCGCTGTCGGATGTTAGCGCGTGGGTCACGGGCCAGCGTCGCGAGCAGTCGGTGACGCGTGCCGAACTGCATGCTGAAGAGCATGACGCCGCGCGCAATATCGCCAAGTTCAATCCGCTGACCGACTGGACCGAAGCCGACGTGTGGGCTTACCTGAAAGCGTTCGACGTGCCCGTCAATCCGCTGCATGCGCGCGGTTACCCGAGCATTGGCTGCGAGCCTTGTACGCGCGCAGTGCGCCCCGGTGAAGATAGCCGGGCGGGGCGCTGGTGGTGGGAGTCGCGCGATACGAAGGAATGCGGACTGCACATCACGACGATTACGCCGATCGCGGTAGAGCGCGGCGCAAACGCCTAG
- the lptG gene encoding LPS export ABC transporter permease LptG, protein MRIYERYFARQIYLTFIFILFAFSGLFFFFDLINELNSVGHGNYKFQYAVLRVALQTPSRFYEIIPVAALISAIYVFAQMAANSEYTIFRVSGLATNQALRSLLKIGIPLVLLTYLIGEVVGPYTDQLSERVRLEALGSSVSSNFESGVWVKDTLTARADGEQVTRFVNVGELKPDATISNVRIYEFDSKFRLSNVRTAKSGKFQPPGHWQLTGVTDTQLIDVPPPPGTPADALNPVYRAKEVAVPEYSLRSELTPQILSVLLVSPDRMSMFNLFRYIQHLTENHQDTQRYEIALWRKLLYPFAVFVMLVLSLPFAYLHTRAGVVGMKVFGGIMLGMSFQLFNTLFSHIGTLNTWPAPLTAATPGLVYLVLGLVGLKWVDRH, encoded by the coding sequence ATGCGCATCTATGAAAGGTACTTCGCGCGTCAGATCTATCTCACGTTCATCTTCATTCTGTTTGCGTTTTCGGGTCTGTTCTTTTTCTTCGACCTGATCAACGAATTGAATTCGGTCGGCCACGGCAATTACAAGTTCCAGTACGCGGTGCTGCGAGTTGCGCTGCAAACGCCGTCGCGCTTCTACGAAATCATTCCGGTCGCCGCGCTGATCAGCGCGATCTATGTGTTCGCGCAAATGGCGGCGAATTCCGAGTACACGATTTTCCGCGTGTCCGGGCTTGCTACGAATCAGGCGTTGCGCTCGCTGTTGAAGATCGGTATTCCGCTTGTTTTGCTGACGTATCTGATCGGCGAAGTGGTCGGTCCTTACACCGATCAATTGTCGGAGCGCGTGCGACTCGAGGCGCTGGGGTCTTCGGTGTCGAGTAACTTCGAGTCCGGTGTGTGGGTGAAAGATACGCTCACGGCGCGCGCGGATGGCGAGCAGGTGACGCGCTTCGTGAACGTCGGCGAGTTGAAGCCTGACGCCACGATTAGCAATGTACGCATCTATGAATTCGATTCGAAGTTCCGGCTTTCGAATGTGCGGACCGCCAAAAGTGGCAAGTTTCAGCCGCCGGGCCATTGGCAGTTGACCGGCGTGACCGATACGCAATTGATCGATGTGCCCCCTCCTCCCGGTACGCCCGCCGATGCGCTGAATCCGGTATATCGGGCGAAGGAAGTCGCCGTGCCGGAGTATTCGCTGCGCTCGGAATTGACGCCGCAGATTCTGTCGGTGCTGCTGGTATCGCCGGATCGGATGTCGATGTTCAATCTGTTCCGGTATATCCAGCATTTGACCGAGAATCATCAGGATACGCAGCGGTATGAGATCGCGCTGTGGCGCAAGTTGTTGTATCCGTTTGCGGTGTTTGTGATGCTGGTGTTGTCGTTGCCGTTTGCGTATCTGCATACGCGGGCTGGTGTCGTCGGGATGAAGGTTTTCGGCGGGATTATGCTGGGGATGAGTTTTCAGTTGTTCAACACTTTGTTCTCGCATATCGGGACGTTGAATACCTGGCCTGCTCCTTTGACTGCGGCTACGCCTGGGTTGGTTTATCTGGTGCTTGGGTTGGTTGGGTTGAAGTGGGTTGATCGGCATTAG
- a CDS encoding DUF2486 family protein codes for MSDPNDDSIPVLHEVLVQGHSAQARQAPGDAGALDGPREPSFKAEPVLAPQPVLTPEQMRSAEPVLPAEPLHAQEPTFAPQPAVAPQPAHPADHHHPKKRLRAHHAAEPRHAHDDAFATSAGVFDRAEPITPLEAGSTVPPDIAREGAGEPPLDLDLDVDVIAERLRRRVTGFLAGDGRSVIEERCRETLHAHTGWLIDQITREVALALENEMTSWVREAVVEEIARRASGSA; via the coding sequence GTGTCCGATCCCAACGACGATTCAATCCCGGTTCTGCACGAGGTTCTCGTGCAGGGTCATTCTGCGCAGGCGCGCCAGGCGCCGGGCGATGCGGGCGCGCTCGACGGCCCGCGCGAACCCAGTTTCAAGGCGGAGCCCGTGCTCGCGCCGCAACCGGTGCTGACGCCGGAGCAGATGAGGTCCGCGGAGCCGGTGCTCCCAGCGGAGCCGTTGCACGCACAGGAACCGACCTTCGCACCGCAACCGGCGGTTGCGCCGCAGCCGGCGCATCCGGCCGATCATCATCATCCGAAGAAGCGTTTGCGGGCGCACCACGCCGCGGAACCGCGGCATGCGCATGACGACGCATTCGCGACGTCGGCGGGCGTGTTCGATCGGGCTGAGCCGATTACGCCGCTCGAGGCGGGCTCGACCGTACCGCCGGATATCGCGCGCGAAGGCGCCGGCGAACCTCCTTTGGATCTCGATCTGGATGTCGACGTCATCGCCGAACGTCTGCGCAGACGCGTCACCGGTTTCCTGGCGGGCGACGGGCGCAGCGTGATCGAGGAACGTTGCCGCGAGACCTTGCACGCGCACACGGGGTGGCTCATCGACCAGATCACGCGCGAAGTGGCGCTGGCGCTGGAGAATGAGATGACAAGCTGGGTGCGGGAAGCGGTGGTGGAAGAGATCGCGCGGCGCGCCTCGGGCAGCGCGTGA